In one window of Macadamia integrifolia cultivar HAES 741 chromosome 2, SCU_Mint_v3, whole genome shotgun sequence DNA:
- the LOC122072243 gene encoding meiotic nuclear division protein 1 homolog, whose protein sequence is MSKKRGLSLEDKREQILKIFYESQDFFLLRELEKLGPKKGVISQSVKDVVQSLVDDDLVLKDKIGISVYFWSLPSCAGNQLRNVHRKLESDLEIGTKRLPELMDRRDGLKKGREESDERGQALDELKAIEVKYNELKDELGRYADNDPAALEAMSNAIEVAHAASNRWTDNIFTVRQWCSNNFPEAKEQLEHMYREVGIADDFDYLEPSVLLPPNIVGD, encoded by the exons ATG TCAAAGAAAAGAGGGCTTTCTTTGGAAGATAAACGTGAACAAATTCTTAAAATCTTCTATGAATCTCAAGACTTCTTCCTT CTTAGAGAACTAGAGAAGTTGGGCCCCAAGAAAGGTGTTATCAGTCAGTCTGTGAAAGATGTTGTGCAAAGTCTGGTGGATGATGACCTTGTTTTGAAGGACAAGATAGGCATCTCT GTTTACTTTTGGAGTCTTCCAAGTTGTGCTGGAAATCAG CTGAGGAATGTGCACCGCAAACTAGAATCTGATCTTGAAATTGGTACGAAAAGGCTTCCAGAACTTATGGACCGGAGGGATGGATTAAAGAAGGGCAGAGAGGAATCT GATGAGCGAGGGCAGGCCTTGGATGAGTTGAAAGCCATTGAAGTCAAGTATAACGAGCTGAAG GATGAATTGGGGAGATATGCTGACAATGATCCAGCTGCCCTTGAAGCAATGA GTAATGCAATTGAGGTTGCCCATGCAGCATCTAACAGGTGGACAG ACAATATCTTCACAGTAAGGCAGTGGTGTTCAAACAATTTTCCCGAAGCCAAAGAACAACTTGAACACATGTACAGGGAG GTAGGAATAGCAGATGACTTTGATTATTTGGAGCCCTCAGTGTTGCTCCCACCCAACATAGTTGGTGATTAG
- the LOC122072244 gene encoding arabinogalactan protein 41-like, with translation MELLRVSFTTMAVVALLLALICPAINAQSPAPAPSSDGVAIDQGIAYVLMLAALVLTYIIH, from the exons ATGGAGTTGTTGAGAGTTTCGTTTACAACAATGGCGGTTGTGGCTCTTCTCCTTGCTCTGATTTGCCCTGCCATTAATGCTCAGAGCCCTGCACCTGCTCCTTCAAGCGATG GAGTAGCTATAGATCAAGGAATAGCTTATGTGCTCATGCTGGCTGCCCTGGTGCTCACCTACATTATTCATTAA